TAAGACAGGATATCGCTCCTCTTGCTACACCAGACGACCAGGGCGATCATCGCCAGGGTGAGAAAAACAGGGACGAGAATGAGGATGGTTAGCGTGTCGTCTGGTGGATCCACCCACTCCACGTGCTGAGCGGTGCAGTTGGAGAAAAAGTGCTTGTGTATGCGGATGATGTAGCCCTCTACCAGCGGATTGGGCCAGTAGCAGTGCACGTTCTGGGACTTCGCCTCCGTGCAGAGGGTGAAGAGGTGGTATTCACTggggaggaagaaaggagaaaTTAGAAGTAAGTCTCCACTGAGATCTGTTTTAACAGTGGCAATCTCTGGAAGCACATCCCTTTAATACGGCACTAGAGTTTAGAAAGAGTTAAAGCACTGGCGGCTTTCAAAGTaatccatcattgtgattggtAATATAACACCTTTCCAGTTGACCTGCCTACTTTCCTCTCTGGCCACACGCATTCAGTGCCGTTCACTGCTTTCACTGAGCGCTCCAGGTGCAGATCGTTGCTTTGATGAAGTAGTTCAGTTGAAACGCAACACTAATTCCCTTTTTCTCTGTCTTCAATTCCCAATCTTCCAGGTCCTTGCTGTATTCTCATACACCTAGATATTGGCATTCTTGCTAGCAGAACATTAAATAGAACTTCAGTAATCTTTTTGACTGAAACCTTTATCCTCCATGTGCTTATTTAAACGGCAAAGAGGACACAGCTGGTAAAACGCGTTTCAGCTCTGTTTCCACCACAACACAGAGGAAATTGATTATAGAGCAGAATTTAAATATGACATATTCCTTCCTGTTAAATCTGAACTCAgaaataatgtattattatccCAGTAGGAATTACAGCATGTTATGCATGTTAAAAGCGAACATTTAGGACGGTCAAATTTTGTTTGGATTGAAGTTGGCGAAGAGGCAAGTTTTCTTAATGCAGACAATCAATACATTTCAGACAAGCAGGAGTTTTGGGGAACTTCAGGCGTCCTTTCATGGACACAGCTAACaggttttcacaataaaacaataattagTGACAGTTTGATCTTGTTCAAAGTGGAATACAGTTGACATCCTCTTTACCTCTACATCACATGAGAAATCAGCACACTTTAGCATCTTGAATACTGCAACTGCTGACCTAAATTAAGTTTAAAAATATCATTTGgaattggaaaaagaaaatgggggGACATTTTGTAACTTTTGTTGTGTGACTATTATCGGTGAACAAAACAGTGCATCCGACAATATCTCTGTTTAGCTCCACGTGCCCTCGTGTGGTTGTAACCCCTGTGCAACGTAACCCATTTGAACTGGTGCTTGCTCAACTAACTGATCAATTAGCTGTCATCGGTGGCTGTAGGAAAAGGCTGTGAGGCTTCAGGGGAGCATCTGGtgctcacagacacacaccatacCATAATAGCGAACAGCGTGCATTAACCTGTTAGAGCATCATCAGTGTTCCACCTGCGCGTCAAACATTAAGgcgtgctcctcctgctgctgtaaaCTGATCAGGGTAGAAAATCAATATGTTAGTAAAGGCAAATCACTGGTGGGTGTAACTGCACACAGACTGCACGACTTTCATGTGTGCCGTCCAAGATCAATCCTTCTCACCACTCTCTGGTTCCTCGTGTGCCTCCGCTCTCTagtcttcctcacctccatATCACCTTCATCCAGCTGAGAATATCAGCGTATCCTCCAACGTCGTGTGACATTATACACAAGGTTCCCAGAGGAATAACTTCTAGTCATGAGAGGCAAGCCTCTCTGTGCTTCCCACCGTGTGACTGTGTCAGTCACGTTTGATTTATGCCAGACCAGAACTAAGTCAATTTAAACTCACAGTGTGAGAGCCGCGGTCGGATCTGCGTCATGTTCAAAACACATTGTCGAAGTGCTTTTGAATAATTTGCATTCCTCTGCTGCCTTTATGCTCGATGATAAGAAAGAGGAGATCTGAGGGGAAAGATTATGGTCTGGAAGAAGCCATGTGACCGATGAATCCTACAAAACCGCCTTTTACATCGACATTtgcgctgtgttttatttgctgCACAATTTCCATTCCCACCCGTCTGTGAACATaaattcaaaacacagacatgaacaCCATTACAAACATTCGTTGTCTGcgacttcattcattcacaccatgAAGCCCGAGCTGTTTCTGATTTCTGATGACATTCTTGACCTCAGCATCTAGCCTTGACACGCGTGATAGCCAGACACTACAAAGATGGCACTCAGTCATTGTCAGAATGCAGGCATCGGctcttaactctttcagtggcagccatttcaatgtcagggttggcagtgaatgtttgggttataaaaaacgtctttagacgtttTTGGCACTGAAAGAATTAACTGGCCTCCCAGATGTTGCAGACCACCATCTGGCTTCATGTCCCTCTGACATTGGACGACTGTCCTTGTagttttgggggttttttctAACTCATAGCTTGCCTTCGTCTcacattttcctcttcctgtaaCTGCTAAGCGCTGAATTATATCAGTGTCAAAGAGTGACACTGCATCTGTCTAAAACATTGTGTTACTAGAAAACAGATTTTCCTGGAAAGCAATAATGGTGATAAACAGAACAGCTGGATGGAAAAGGTGGTCCTCTGAAtctttcatattttttcttGAAATTCTGTGACTTTGTGGCACCATTCTGGCTTTAAATGCACTCTCTTGTGTGTGTATTATGTTGCCTTAGACCAGTCTAATGGACCTGGATCCCGCCTCTTCCGGCTCTgtggttaaagaaaaaaaagataaagatagATGTGGACGGGTGGTCTGGGCTCAGGTTATTCTTGAAAACAGCTCTGCGGTTGGGAAGCAGAAATCAAACTGTTGTCCCCATTATCCCACCTGGATAGCGCCAGAGGTGGattattctttcttttattcttcGGGGGCAGCATGGGATCAAGAATcaagtaaaacaaatatgacTTGAGAAAAAAGGAGtaagaaaaacagaaacttaACAATCATGAGAAGCTTTCCGTTTTCAATTGTATATATTTCACTATATACTGCAGGttgtaaaagaaaatgacacatCTGAGTGAGAGTCTCCAGTGTTATTTCATCAGAGAGCCATTTGCTTTTCAATCAttgtcaaataaaatatatatgaggTGACTCATATTTGCCACATCCTGCATCTAATCGGATTCTCGGGCATTTCTGAGATTAATTTTGAGCCGAAAGGCAGAATTTAGGAGCTCCGATATGAGAGGAAGTAAATATTTAAGAAACAGTTGAACTGAAATCAACAAGGAATGTTTGGTGCTGCTGATAATCCTGTTTGTGGGGTATACAAAATCCAGCAAGGCCTTTTAAAGAGAGAAATGGTTCGCTGTAAACACAGCATTATTCTGCTCGAGAAAAAAAGGTGTCAACCGTTCCAAATGCAATATTCAAAAGGTTTATCCTCGTTGGCAATATTTGCACAGCTGTTCACCGATATCACACCGCATGCTGACGTACCTGATGAAGTACGTGAGGTTACACCAATACTGCGAATCTATGAGACCCATGTCCCGCTTGAAGTCGTCTCCACAGGCCTCAACCTCCCACTGCAGGCGGGATTCATTGCAGTGTTTCCTCAGCCATGGGGTAGTAGGCTCTATGTGGAGGCTGTCTGCAGCTGAGAGGTGGCAAAGAACAGGAGAACATagtgctggatggatggatggatggatggacggatggatggacggatggatggacggatggatatGCTTACCTAACAACCCTCTCATCGTCCAGGCATTGACTGTAAAGAAACCAAACCATAAATTTTAGAGATTATATGTTTGGTTATGATTAGCCTGCCTGCTAGGTGTTTGACTGAATGCTAAACCCTCAAATGTAAATTTGAGGGTTTCTTTCCAACTTGATCCCAAAGCATCGCAGTCAACAAATCAGGAACTTTCTCAGACCCTAATTTAaatctctccgtctcctctATCTTTGCTGCTGCTAATCTAAATTTCCCATTAGACAGGTTTCATATTCAAAGATATGTAAATCACAGGGATAATTTAAGGTCATTACTGAGCACTTTCTCAGCAGCGTTTGCTTCGTGGATCAGGAACAGAAGCATGGATCCGTTAGATGAGGAGCCCTCCCATCCCGGTCCGGTTCAGAGTCACTTGAGCCGGACTTCAGGGACTAATCTGATCAGCAAAGACTTATAGGACTCAATGTGGCCTTCAGCATAAATGGCTTCTGTAACTCAAAGTCGAACCTTTTGACGTGCGCAGTATTGATTTTGTGTTATAATCCACCTGTGTGATCATTACTGTCGCGACTGAATCAATCCATTTGTTAAATGCAATGAGTTTGCACGTCAGAGGGAGGAcggctgacctctgacccaaaCTGCCACGCGGCAGCTCATTGTGACAGCGGCAGAGCATCACGACTGACCGAAGctcagcctgctgctgctgcacaggaaGGTGAATCTGCTTTTGAAGAAAGCACAGTCCGTTTGACAGACGCCCTGCAGGACAAAGACTGTTACCAAGTTAGCATGCTAAATATAGAGACTTTCCTCTTTGAGGCGGCTTGTTTGTGATTCGGTCAGATTATTTAATGTGGGGCTTTTGTCTTGCATATAGTTAGAACAAAGCATTTGGGACACTTTTGTTTGAGTTTTCAACCTGacaacatgagaaaataaatataagggGGGGTGGGTCTACAGATATGTTTTGTATTTGGCAAAAAGTGAGATTGTTGTTCAAACcataatttataatttaatttaaaggttAATATTAATCGTTATGTCTTAAAAGGGGATAAAAAATCCTCCTAAATTATGCCAGAAGCTCTTTTTTATAAACGAGTCAGCCTGAAAACATCCCCTCATCTTATCTTAATACTTGGATGGAAAAAGCTTTTTCCATCTTCCCTTCATCTGGTCTCAACTACTTCTACTCCCCAGTAGAATTTAGTAATTTACATTTCCCCAAACGCCTTTGAAAATCTTCATAAGTCATGGGGGAATTTACTGCACTGAAGATTGAGTGTACAGACTTCCTGTGAGTGTTGagttttgacaaaaaaaaaaaaaaaggagaaagctTCTAAAAGCTTCCCGGCTATAGAATAAAAAGATGGCAGGGAAGTCTCACACCAACTGTCTTTGAGCGAACGAGGCTCTAGAAGTGCCGGCTGAGTCACCGCCACTTCTATTAGACAGGATTGAGAGACAGGAGTGAGAGACAGCGAACAACACTGTcggagattcttttttttcttctactatCCCAGTGCATTaaatccacttcctgtccttctTTAAAAAATGTCATTCGAGAATTTTAGAGACACAGTGACAGAAAGTCATTTCCAAAGACTTCTTTGATGCTGTCAGagctaaagaaataaataaaagaagtcAGCTAGTTTTGTGCCTGCAGATCAATACTTCAAATCAAATATCGTGCCATTATTACCCAGCACTCTGAAAGTCGTCTGGCTCTAAAACTTGGCTTTCAATCTTTTTAGTTCCAATGAGTCTCCTCTTGCAGCTCATTCCTTGTCACAATGAGTCTCATGCGGGgatgtctaaaaataaaatcatgtgcTTAACATCCAACATTAATACATCTTGATTACATCAGCTCCTGCCCAGGCAGCAGCTAAATCAATTAGCCCACCTGTGCCTTTTGGTCCACAGCTTAAGTTCATAATATGGACTCTGTGGGACAGCATCAAAGACCAATAACAAGAAGACAGTTTACAGTTATTAGAAGTGGGCGTAACAGTTCACACTTTATGTGGTTGTTTAAGAACCAAGCAGCCGCAAGAATAATTAACTAACGTCTCATTATGTTTGAAACACGTTCACACATTTTCACATCAGTCATCATCCTTGTCAGATCTTTCAGTTTCCAATATTTAATCcagattaatttttttaactCTCCTGTTTATGgcagaaaataataagaaaCTCGGATTGACAGGGCAGTTGTCAGTGAAGAATAAACTGCTAGCAGTCTAACTAATAATGTATAcacatcattcatttatttcctaTTCAATAAAGTATAAAACCAGATTAACACTCACAAACCAAATAATTATCAAGttaatattttgtcttttaaatatATAACCTGGCTATTTGTTATATTATGTTATTATATGCTgctataaaacacacaaccctTAAAAACAGGTAGGGATCCTGCAGGCaaactttaaaatgaagttGAATAACTTGAAATGAACTTGCGTTTAGTTTCAGACCCTGAGCATCTTTCATGCACTCGTGTGTTTCGTGTGACAAGAGTAGAACCTCAGTCCATCCTTGCCTGTGAATAATCTTTCAatcctatgttgcacgtattaattgctttagtaatttattgtaatttatgtaagttatttattgtcatttcgcatcagtggtgtaatttattttagattaattgttagtttgcactggcggtgtaataacattttatttttgtctttctaatgttacgttgcatcaattgcgtaatttaatattggatttatttttatttgtattgttttttgtggatgatttatgtacgaaggactttcaacggaaacaagcccgcaagggcttttttgaaatgctcctcttagacaggatgtttgacgttatttgtactgtaatacatgctactgtgtgactgtacttgtactctaacattctatctaataaatatattcatcatcatcatcacgtgtTTTTAGAGCATTTCACATTTTACAAACGGTTTAGAGCGGGCTGCTGGCTTTACTGCAGAAGAGAAGCAGACACATCAGCAGTGACTGAATATGCATGAGAGAAGCTTGCTGCATAATCCTGGCGTATGACAGTTTGCCAGACCAATAGCGCTGTGGATTTAGAGAAAAGGTGGACGGAAAGACCCGTTTTTCAATGCGGGGTTAGCTGATTATTTcgttttattgtattattgtttttattaatgtCAGTGCTGTGTTTAGAGCTTATTcctcttattatttatttatttttataggctttttttgtgtgtgtgtgtgtgtgtgtgtgaaactgcAGCTAGTTAATGTGTATAGAATGTTTTATGGTCTATAAAAGAGCTTTTCTTAGCTGTAGTGGATGAAATCAGCAACAACCTTTCAGTAACACAACAGTCGTCTATCGGCATCTCCTTTTGATtgtagtgttgttgttgttgttttcaattTTCCGAAGCTGGTGCTCTGCAGCAACTTGAAGTGAAAGCTATTTTTGACTTGAATGATCTGAGGTGAGTCAGAAACAAGACACGCTCACACAGCCAGGCTAATAAAGCCTTTCCTTACAACAGCGTCTGTATGGATCAAACCCAGAACGATCAATTATGAcatagaagaaaaagaaagtgacaTGACAGCATCAAAGGTTTATTTTAAGTGTTTTTACTTTCACAATGGCTTTCTTGGACAAAGGAATGCTTTAATTTGAAGATAGACTGAAGCTGTGATTTATAAAGAACAAACTCGGTTCTTTAAAACACAAACCACTAACGCGATAAACCTGCGTTAACAGCCTTTGTTGTGTGCTGCATCAAGGGGGAGATTACTGTATCCATATTGCAGGGTGCATGTTGGATTCACTGCATGGAAGGGCTTGAAATCAGCATGCCGACAGGCTGCGGCTATTGACTTGGTTCCAAGAACATTTCCCACCTCAGCAGAATGAAATTGCTTTGTGATCTTCTCCATTCACATAAAACTTTAGAGCTCAATTAAATTGCAGTAAGCTGTTTTAAAATTGTTCTTGAACTTTTCATTCGTGGAGGCCAACAGCGCTATTTTACACTAGGAAATAATTCAACAGTTTGTCAGGAGAGTATCCACTCAGTCGGTCACACCTCCACGCTGTCACCCACTGCCTCATAGGTTGATAAGATAAATGTAGATGAGGGGGAAATTGAAGATGAAAGAAAGTCTGAATTCCCAGAGCTATCATCCAGTTTAGAAGCACACATAGTGACAAGGTTTATGAAAGAACCTTGAGGCCATTGCAAGTGATCAAAAACGTAACTGGAGGAAATGTTTGCAATTGGATCTACTTTTTCAGCAAATTGAAATGGATTTCTGATGTTATCAAATTACGTTTAAACACA
This DNA window, taken from Brachionichthys hirsutus isolate HB-005 chromosome 14, CSIRO-AGI_Bhir_v1, whole genome shotgun sequence, encodes the following:
- the LOC137904049 gene encoding receptor activity-modifying protein 3-like, producing MLLFLIHEANAAEKVLINAWTMRGLLAADSLHIEPTTPWLRKHCNESRLQWEVEACGDDFKRDMGLIDSQYWCNLTYFISEYHLFTLCTEAKSQNVHCYWPNPLVEGYIIRIHKHFFSNCTAQHVEWVDPPDDTLTILILVPVFLTLAMIALVVWCSKRSDILS